In the Nitrospirales bacterium LBB_01 genome, one interval contains:
- a CDS encoding methyl-accepting chemotaxis protein gives MMLKRKFIVIFGTLFVLSLATLGFTVSRLKMLSDNLREIVNERYEKLAKLNSVEKEVLTIAQYLRDVLIVDDPKKADEYIGKIRTYQSKIAEELEYLEKTIIREAGKQSLKDIKEGREKYIQTREEQFKALQSGNKALAVELLQTKVNTAQEAYIKVLDAGIAYQRKTIEISLNDADREYLNSIIISIASGCVFLVFMIVSLLLLTKGIAVPLHEGVLLAEAISSGDLSKSVYTECSLSSGCRDEVGILMGALEKMRRMLSDNMTMISTSAIQLASASTELSHTVQKMSFSVRDQSDKASQVASASTEMSQTVMDIARNATSISASAMETSTIAKEGAGVVTHTVSEVEGIAKTVSESAQLITSLGDRSRQIGEIVNVIKDIADQTNLLALNAAIEAARAGEQGRGFAVVADEVRKLAERTSKATTEIGGMITAIQRETQQVVTTMNNGSQRVVNGVELVNKAGDSLKSIVESVDGLQSMVHQIASATEEMSQVSEQITGDIEIIANVSRDTNLSAAQIGEASDDLAKLSNELKSVTSRFVIDGYQHKGGSQRMLSS, from the coding sequence ATGATGTTAAAAAGGAAATTTATAGTTATCTTTGGCACATTGTTTGTGCTTTCGCTGGCTACACTGGGGTTTACCGTGTCGCGCCTTAAGATGCTGAGTGATAACTTAAGGGAAATAGTTAACGAGCGATATGAGAAACTTGCAAAACTTAACTCTGTCGAAAAAGAAGTGCTTACAATAGCGCAGTACCTAAGAGACGTGCTTATTGTTGATGACCCTAAAAAAGCAGATGAATACATTGGCAAAATAAGAACTTATCAAAGTAAGATAGCAGAGGAACTGGAATATCTTGAGAAAACTATAATACGTGAGGCAGGGAAACAATCATTAAAGGATATTAAAGAGGGAAGAGAAAAATATATCCAAACAAGAGAAGAGCAGTTTAAGGCTCTTCAAAGTGGTAACAAGGCATTAGCTGTAGAGTTGCTACAGACAAAGGTAAATACTGCACAGGAGGCGTATATAAAAGTGCTGGATGCCGGTATTGCCTATCAACGTAAAACCATAGAAATATCCCTTAATGATGCTGACAGAGAATATTTAAACTCAATAATAATATCAATAGCCTCTGGGTGTGTTTTCCTTGTGTTTATGATAGTTTCATTGTTACTGCTGACAAAGGGTATAGCAGTACCTCTGCACGAGGGAGTGCTGTTAGCAGAGGCAATATCAAGCGGCGATTTGTCAAAGTCTGTGTACACAGAATGTTCGCTGAGTTCAGGGTGTAGGGATGAGGTAGGTATTCTGATGGGCGCACTTGAGAAAATGAGACGAATGCTCTCCGATAACATGACAATGATTTCCACATCGGCAATCCAGTTGGCTTCGGCATCAACTGAGTTGTCTCATACGGTACAAAAGATGTCGTTTAGTGTTAGAGATCAGTCAGATAAGGCATCTCAGGTGGCGTCGGCATCAACGGAAATGTCTCAGACTGTCATGGATATTGCAAGGAATGCTACGAGCATTTCAGCCTCAGCAATGGAGACATCCACGATAGCTAAAGAAGGAGCCGGCGTGGTAACTCACACGGTTAGCGAGGTGGAGGGAATAGCAAAGACCGTGTCGGAGTCGGCACAGTTGATAACATCGCTGGGAGATCGTTCCAGACAGATTGGTGAAATCGTCAACGTCATAAAGGACATTGCGGATCAGACAAATCTCCTTGCCCTAAATGCAGCCATAGAGGCAGCTCGTGCCGGAGAACAGGGACGCGGCTTTGCAGTGGTTGCAGATGAGGTAAGAAAGCTTGCCGAAAGAACATCCAAAGCAACTACAGAAATAGGCGGTATGATAACGGCCATTCAGAGAGAGACCCAGCAGGTAGTAACCACAATGAATAACGGTTCACAGCGGGTGGTTAACGGCGTGGAACTGGTCAATAAGGCAGGGGATTCTCTTAAGAGCATTGTTGAAAGTGTTGATGGCCTACAGTCAATGGTACATCAGATAGCATCTGCCACTGAGGAGATGTCTCAGGTGTCTGAGCAAATAACCGGAGATATTGAAATCATTGCAAACGTCTCTAGGGACACAAACCTCAGTGCTGCACAGATAGGTGAGGCCTCAGATGACCTTGCAAAATTATCAAACGAACTAAAGTCTGTTACCTCACGATTTGTAATAGATGGTTACCAACACAAGGGCGGCTCACAAAGAATGTTAAGCTCCTGA
- a CDS encoding type II toxin-antitoxin system HicA family toxin, producing MMKIGFKGPYSGSRHQFMVYDKRRLTIPSNNDYSVAQLRMMLKEAEDIVGFDITAEKWVSL from the coding sequence TTGATGAAAATTGGTTTTAAAGGGCCTTATTCCGGTTCACGGCATCAGTTTATGGTCTATGATAAAAGACGGTTGACAATACCTTCTAATAACGATTATTCAGTGGCACAATTGAGAATGATGCTAAAGGAAGCAGAGGATATAGTTGGCTTTGATATAACTGCCGAGAAGTGGGTTTCTTTATAA
- a CDS encoding type II toxin-antitoxin system HicB family antitoxin — MQRHYVISDYIEGALENAVYDKLEDGSFSGRIPLCTGVIAFATTLRVCESELRSTLEDWIYVGLKMNHKLPVICGIDLNKEPTCDTVGAL, encoded by the coding sequence ATGCAGAGACATTATGTTATAAGTGATTATATTGAGGGGGCCTTAGAGAATGCTGTATATGACAAACTTGAGGATGGCAGCTTCTCAGGACGGATTCCACTCTGTACAGGCGTAATAGCTTTTGCAACCACGTTGAGAGTGTGTGAAAGTGAACTCCGCAGTACATTGGAGGACTGGATATACGTTGGGCTGAAAATGAACCATAAATTACCTGTAATTTGTGGGATTGATTTAAATAAGGAACCGACTTGTGACACAGTGGGCGCCCTGTAA
- a CDS encoding two-component system response regulator, giving the protein MDTPEFSKQAVVLVVDDTPDNLSLMSEMLKDKYKVKLANNGEKALKIAASANPPDIILLDIMMPVIDGYEVMKRLSADPVTSDIPVIFLTAKSEIEDERYGLELGAVDYITKPVSPPIVLARLKTHLTLKLARDFLKDNNEYLQAEVQRRTEAIAAVQDVTIMSLSSLAETRDNDTGNHISRTQMYVTALAKHLKDHPRFSHFLNEENIRLINKSAPLHDIGKVGIPDSILLKPGKLTEEEFEIMKKHSALGKNAIEKAESKLGVEVDFLKFAKEIAHYHHEKWDGSGYPEGLSADDIPVCARLMAVADVYDALISKRVYKTGMSHEKAREIITGGKNTQFDPDVVEAFLAIEEEFKTIADKFDDAADNKH; this is encoded by the coding sequence ATGGATACACCGGAGTTTTCTAAGCAAGCAGTCGTTCTTGTTGTGGATGACACGCCTGATAATCTCTCTTTGATGAGTGAGATGTTAAAGGACAAATATAAGGTTAAATTAGCCAACAATGGCGAAAAAGCCCTAAAAATAGCGGCTTCAGCTAATCCGCCCGATATAATTCTCCTGGATATAATGATGCCGGTGATAGATGGCTATGAGGTCATGAAACGGCTAAGCGCTGACCCTGTCACATCGGACATCCCTGTGATATTTCTGACTGCCAAGTCCGAGATTGAAGATGAGCGATACGGTCTTGAACTGGGGGCGGTGGACTATATTACAAAGCCTGTCAGTCCGCCCATAGTGCTGGCGCGTCTTAAAACACATCTAACGCTAAAGCTTGCGCGTGATTTTCTGAAAGACAATAACGAATACCTGCAGGCCGAGGTTCAGAGGCGCACGGAGGCTATAGCTGCCGTGCAGGATGTCACCATAATGTCGCTTAGTTCTCTTGCAGAAACCAGAGATAATGATACTGGCAACCACATCAGCCGCACACAGATGTACGTTACCGCATTAGCCAAACATTTAAAGGACCATCCGCGTTTTAGTCATTTCCTAAATGAAGAAAACATTCGTCTTATAAATAAAAGTGCCCCGCTTCATGACATAGGGAAAGTGGGCATTCCCGATTCAATTTTGCTAAAACCCGGTAAGCTTACTGAAGAGGAATTTGAGATAATGAAAAAACACTCAGCATTAGGCAAAAACGCTATAGAAAAGGCGGAATCAAAACTTGGGGTAGAAGTGGACTTTCTGAAATTTGCCAAAGAGATAGCACACTATCATCACGAGAAATGGGATGGCAGCGGCTATCCGGAGGGTCTCTCAGCCGATGATATACCGGTGTGTGCGCGCCTTATGGCAGTTGCAGATGTATATGACGCACTGATTTCAAAAAGAGTTTATAAAACCGGAATGTCTCATGAAAAAGCGCGGGAAATTATAACAGGAGGTAAGAATACTCAATTTGACCCAGATGTTGTAGAGGCGTTTTTGGCCATAGAAGAGGAGTTTAAGACTATAGCTGATAAGTTTGATGATGCAGCAGATAATAAGCATTAA